A window of uncultured Fusobacterium sp. contains these coding sequences:
- a CDS encoding PG0541 family transporter-associated protein, whose translation MDKFQDYKLMMIYINESHKTMLEDFFDDIHFHMYTIQRKAESVWSEKLKHKNSQIWPGTDCIFLLSMPGDKVDHMLKLLKTFRASLPYEILMAIGVIPMERTFPDISKEKDIEIDQELLEKLKNKKNKK comes from the coding sequence ATGGATAAATTTCAAGACTATAAATTAATGATGATTTATATTAATGAATCACATAAAACAATGTTAGAAGATTTTTTTGATGATATACATTTTCATATGTATACTATTCAAAGAAAAGCAGAAAGTGTTTGGAGTGAAAAGTTGAAACATAAGAACTCACAAATTTGGCCAGGAACAGACTGTATATTTTTATTGTCGATGCCAGGAGATAAAGTTGATCACATGTTAAAATTGTTAAAAACTTTTAGAGCATCACTACCTTATGAAATTCTTATGGCTATAGGAGTTATTCCAATGGAAAGAACTTTTCCAGATATTTCTAAAGAAAAAGATATAGAGATAGATCAAGAATTATTAGAAAAACTAAAAAATAAAAAGAATAAAAAATAA
- a CDS encoding efflux RND transporter permease subunit — MTLAGLSIRRPVATTMVMISIMFIGLMAMFSMKSELLPNMDIPVVTIRTTWNGAVAEDVETQITKKIEEILPNVEGIDKISSTSSFETSQIVVEFDFGIDADDKTTEIQRELSKITNDLPDDADTPVARKVEAGAGNLTMVMMFSAPNRGELSTFIEEYLKPKFESLTGIGQVNVFGNPDKQLQIQFDSDKLAAYNLSPVELYNLISMSSQNLPLGTVKTGSKNIIARFMGELNYIDEYENMIIQSNGNTLKLKDVADIVLTTEDFTDKGFLSGKESIVVAVEKSADGSTIELNKAAIEALESLKSVMPPGTEYKTLLDTSEDIEKSISSVSGNAIQGLVLATIVLLVFLKNIRATILVSAALPVAIIFTFAFLSLAGTSLNLISLMGLSIGVGMLTDNSVVVVDNIYRHMTELHSPVMEASENGATEVTLSVIASALTTMVVFIPILFIPGIAREIFRDLSYSIIFSNVAALLVSLTLIPMLASRFLSNKIDITAEGKIFTKVKSTYLKIINWALVNRLKTLGITIVVFIFTVVFLGSFLKMEFMPKQDQGRYSVIAELGKGLDLDKSEYIAKQIEDIVKQDPNTKFYFTVVQNDLLSVNVDIGKKDTRDISAFEIIDKIRPLVEKIPDTRISMSEDFAMRSPSRDVEFDIVGANLEELKVVGKSVLDKIKLYPGAVDVKSTLDPGNVEARIVLDRDKIRSYGIDPVTVGQIMSYSILGGDRGNTVTVKTGSEEIDVMVRLPKDKRKDINDIQNINIKIGDGKFVKVSDISNVIYAEGSSEINKTDRIYSVTVSANDGGVGIKGLQEAMVKAFNESNPPASVSYRWGGDSENLNDSTQQLGMALGISIFLIYALLAAQFENFLLPFIIIGSIPLSLIGIIVGLLVFNQPIDVMVMVGLILLAGVVVNNAIVLIDFIQLTIERGSGRIEAVVESCRTRLRPILMTTMTTVLGMLPLSLGIGEGSEIYRGMAITVMFGLTFSTVLTLVIIPILFTLVEDFIEKMAKLLKKLFNKKSA; from the coding sequence ATGACATTAGCAGGTTTGTCAATACGTAGACCAGTTGCAACAACAATGGTAATGATTTCCATTATGTTTATTGGTCTTATGGCAATGTTTTCAATGAAGTCAGAACTACTTCCTAATATGGATATTCCAGTAGTTACGATTAGAACAACTTGGAATGGAGCAGTAGCTGAAGATGTAGAAACACAAATTACTAAAAAAATAGAGGAAATACTTCCTAACGTTGAAGGAATAGACAAAATTTCATCAACATCTTCTTTTGAAACTTCTCAAATAGTTGTAGAATTTGATTTTGGAATAGATGCAGATGATAAAACAACAGAGATTCAAAGAGAATTATCAAAAATAACTAATGATTTACCAGATGATGCTGATACCCCAGTAGCTAGAAAGGTAGAAGCTGGAGCTGGAAACTTAACAATGGTAATGATGTTCTCTGCTCCTAATAGAGGAGAATTAAGTACATTTATAGAGGAGTATTTAAAACCTAAATTTGAAAGTTTAACAGGAATAGGGCAAGTAAATGTATTTGGTAATCCAGATAAACAATTACAAATTCAATTTGATAGCGATAAGTTAGCAGCATATAACCTATCTCCAGTGGAATTATATAATTTAATTTCAATGTCAAGCCAAAATCTTCCATTAGGAACTGTAAAAACAGGTAGTAAGAATATTATTGCTAGATTTATGGGAGAGTTAAACTATATAGACGAATATGAAAATATGATTATTCAAAGTAATGGTAATACACTAAAATTAAAAGATGTAGCTGATATTGTTTTAACAACAGAAGATTTTACAGATAAAGGGTTCTTATCAGGAAAAGAATCAATAGTTGTTGCTGTTGAAAAATCTGCTGATGGTAGTACAATAGAGCTTAACAAAGCAGCTATTGAGGCACTTGAAAGTTTAAAATCAGTAATGCCACCAGGAACAGAGTATAAGACATTACTAGATACTTCTGAAGATATTGAAAAATCAATATCTAGTGTTTCTGGAAACGCAATTCAAGGACTTGTATTAGCAACAATAGTCTTACTTGTATTCTTAAAAAATATTAGAGCTACAATACTTGTATCAGCAGCTTTACCAGTTGCAATAATATTTACTTTTGCTTTCTTATCATTAGCGGGAACATCTCTTAACCTAATCTCACTTATGGGATTATCAATAGGGGTAGGAATGCTTACAGACAACTCCGTTGTTGTTGTGGATAATATCTATCGTCATATGACAGAGTTACACTCTCCAGTAATGGAAGCATCAGAAAATGGAGCTACAGAAGTAACACTTTCAGTTATAGCATCAGCATTAACAACAATGGTAGTATTTATACCTATACTATTTATACCAGGTATTGCTAGAGAGATATTTAGAGATTTATCATACTCTATTATATTTTCGAACGTGGCTGCTTTACTAGTTTCATTAACATTGATACCAATGTTGGCAAGTAGATTCTTAAGCAATAAGATAGATATAACTGCTGAAGGAAAGATATTTACAAAGGTAAAAAGTACATATTTAAAAATTATAAATTGGGCTTTAGTAAATAGATTAAAAACTTTAGGAATAACAATAGTTGTATTTATATTTACAGTAGTATTTTTAGGAAGTTTCTTAAAAATGGAATTTATGCCTAAACAAGACCAAGGTAGATATTCAGTTATTGCTGAATTAGGAAAAGGATTAGACTTAGATAAATCTGAATATATTGCTAAACAAATTGAGGATATTGTAAAACAAGATCCAAATACAAAGTTTTATTTTACAGTAGTTCAAAACGATTTACTTTCAGTAAACGTAGATATAGGTAAAAAAGATACTAGAGATATTTCAGCTTTTGAAATCATTGACAAAATAAGACCATTAGTTGAAAAAATACCTGATACTAGAATTAGTATGTCTGAAGATTTTGCTATGAGAAGCCCATCAAGAGATGTGGAGTTTGATATAGTTGGAGCTAACTTAGAAGAGTTAAAAGTAGTTGGAAAATCTGTTTTGGATAAAATAAAACTTTATCCAGGGGCTGTTGACGTAAAATCAACTCTTGATCCAGGTAACGTAGAGGCTAGAATAGTACTTGATAGAGATAAGATTAGAAGTTATGGAATAGATCCTGTAACAGTTGGACAAATAATGAGTTACTCTATACTTGGAGGAGATAGAGGAAATACTGTTACTGTAAAAACTGGATCTGAAGAGATAGATGTTATGGTAAGACTTCCAAAGGATAAAAGAAAGGATATTAATGATATTCAAAACATTAATATCAAAATAGGAGATGGAAAATTTGTTAAGGTTTCTGATATCTCTAATGTAATTTATGCAGAAGGATCATCAGAAATCAATAAGACAGATAGAATTTATAGTGTAACTGTTTCTGCCAATGATGGTGGTGTTGGAATAAAAGGGTTACAAGAGGCTATGGTAAAAGCATTTAATGAATCTAATCCACCAGCTTCTGTATCATATAGATGGGGAGGAGACTCTGAAAACCTTAATGATTCAACACAACAATTAGGAATGGCATTAGGAATATCTATTTTCTTAATTTATGCACTATTAGCTGCACAGTTTGAAAACTTCCTATTACCATTTATCATAATAGGATCAATACCTTTATCATTAATAGGAATAATAGTAGGATTATTAGTATTTAATCAACCTATAGATGTAATGGTAATGGTTGGACTTATCTTGCTAGCTGGAGTAGTTGTTAACAACGCTATTGTACTTATTGACTTTATTCAGTTGACTATTGAAAGAGGTAGTGGTAGAATAGAAGCAGTAGTAGAGTCTTGTAGAACAAGACTTAGACCAATACTTATGACAACAATGACTACAGTATTGGGAATGTTGCCGCTATCATTAGGAATTGGAGAAGGATCAGAAATATATAGAGGAATGGCTATAACAGTAATGTTTGGATTGACTTTCTCAACTGTACTAACTCTAGTAATTATACCTATACTATTTACATTAGTAGAAGATTTCATTGAAAAGATGGCAAAACTACTAAAAAAACTTTTTAATAAAAAATCTGCTTAA